Proteins co-encoded in one Sporosarcina sp. FSL K6-1522 genomic window:
- the norA gene encoding multidrug efflux MFS transporter NorA, producing MKNQNGVLAILLMNLFIAFLGIGLVIPVLPTIMNELGITGAVVGYMVAAFAITQLIISPFAGRWVDKYGRKIMIIIGLLIFGFSEFLFGYGKSVEVLFISRMLGGVSAAFIMPAVTAFIADITTTATRSKALGYMSAAINTGFIIGPGLGGFLAEIGTRVPFYSAGVLGVFAAILSLILLKEPEREAVEAPTAGQATGLRRVFIPMYFIAFLLIFVSTFGLAAFESLFSLFVDHKFGFTPKDIAIVITGSAIVGAIAQIVLFDRLTKLMGEINLIRYALGISAVLVLLMTYVSSYFSILLTTFVLFIGFDLMRPAITSYLSKIAGNEQGFVGGMNSTFTSIGNIFGPIIGGALFDVNLNYPYYFAALVLIVGTVIALFWKKPKHVTL from the coding sequence ATGAAGAATCAAAATGGTGTATTAGCAATTTTACTCATGAATTTATTTATCGCATTTTTAGGCATCGGGCTTGTGATACCCGTGTTGCCGACGATTATGAATGAGTTGGGGATAACGGGTGCGGTTGTTGGCTATATGGTGGCGGCATTTGCGATTACGCAGTTAATTATTTCGCCGTTCGCAGGACGCTGGGTGGATAAGTACGGACGAAAGATTATGATTATTATCGGCCTATTGATATTTGGTTTCTCGGAGTTTTTGTTCGGGTATGGGAAGTCCGTTGAAGTGTTATTTATTTCCCGGATGCTTGGTGGCGTCAGTGCGGCGTTTATCATGCCCGCGGTGACGGCTTTTATCGCAGATATTACAACGACTGCTACAAGATCGAAGGCGCTAGGCTATATGTCCGCCGCGATTAATACTGGTTTTATTATTGGGCCAGGGCTCGGTGGTTTTTTGGCGGAAATCGGCACGCGGGTTCCTTTTTATTCGGCGGGAGTGTTAGGGGTGTTTGCGGCAATCCTGTCGCTAATTTTGTTAAAGGAGCCTGAACGGGAAGCGGTAGAAGCACCGACAGCAGGGCAAGCAACAGGGTTACGCCGTGTGTTTATTCCAATGTATTTTATTGCGTTTCTGTTGATTTTCGTCTCAACATTTGGGCTTGCGGCGTTTGAATCGCTCTTTAGTTTGTTTGTCGACCATAAATTTGGTTTTACACCGAAAGATATTGCGATTGTCATTACGGGCAGTGCGATTGTCGGGGCTATTGCACAAATCGTCTTGTTTGATCGTTTAACAAAACTGATGGGTGAAATTAACTTGATTCGCTATGCCTTGGGGATTTCAGCCGTTCTAGTCTTGCTGATGACATATGTCAGTTCGTATTTTTCCATTTTGCTCACGACGTTTGTTTTGTTTATCGGATTTGACTTGATGCGTCCAGCGATCACTTCGTATTTATCGAAAATCGCGGGCAATGAACAAGGCTTTGTAGGCGGCATGAACTCGACGTTCACAAGTATCGGTAATATTTTTGGGCCGATTATTGGCGGTGCTTTATTCGATGTTAATTTAAATTACCCGTATTATTTTGCAGCGCTTGTGTTAATAGTAGGAACGGTTATTGCACTGTTTTGGAAGAAGCCGAAGCATGTGACGTTATAG
- a CDS encoding DUF2004 domain-containing protein — translation MLINDPIFGEIEYDYIWSKDTAIHFLGKETKIVLMISGEEDGLFDEEQYIAYQALIQNWAQLQQSFLQPILDYYHQKRYELGYDIEFNEHYPLVETTDQLMEMITLDGIIVTYGGIFEARAIGILFDCTWDAENGVGLRLLDEKVTEVGYQDLVI, via the coding sequence ATGCTCATAAACGATCCGATTTTTGGAGAAATTGAATATGATTATATATGGTCAAAGGATACTGCCATTCATTTTTTAGGGAAAGAGACTAAAATCGTGCTCATGATTAGCGGAGAAGAGGATGGGTTATTTGATGAAGAACAATACATAGCATACCAAGCGTTAATACAAAATTGGGCACAATTGCAGCAAAGCTTTTTGCAACCAATTTTAGATTACTACCATCAGAAGCGATATGAATTGGGGTATGATATTGAATTCAATGAACATTATCCGTTAGTAGAAACGACTGACCAACTGATGGAGATGATTACGTTGGATGGAATTATTGTGACATACGGAGGTATTTTCGAGGCTCGCGCTATTGGTATTCTTTTCGATTGTACATGGGATGCGGAAAATGGGGTGGGACTTCGTTTATTAGACGAGAAAGTGACTGAAGTAGGGTATCAGGATCTTGTGATTTGA
- a CDS encoding DUF695 domain-containing protein: MSKNWDLYFDYINEKVASIVLDMDVWKEIDTEKYRQALTVRLILQQPNADGFPSSNESNIISEIEVALKELVSHKEIINVGRITTDGFRDIIFYSLPEKQKDLVEAANQIITSTGYEFEVFSMDDEKTWAFYFDILYPNQYQQQHMGNRSVIDSLKESGDCLETPRQVDHWLYFEHAPMRESFVEAIKKEGFSIEENSLQVNEDGPYPVTIHRVDSVDYFSMNDVTDLLVTFAEEYNGVYDGWGTLVMN; encoded by the coding sequence ATGTCGAAAAACTGGGATCTTTATTTTGATTATATTAATGAAAAAGTTGCTTCCATTGTGTTAGATATGGACGTATGGAAAGAAATCGACACCGAAAAATATCGTCAAGCACTTACCGTTAGGCTTATCTTGCAACAACCAAATGCAGATGGATTTCCATCAAGTAATGAGTCAAATATAATAAGTGAAATTGAAGTGGCTCTAAAAGAATTGGTCAGCCATAAAGAGATTATTAACGTTGGCAGAATTACAACAGATGGGTTCAGGGATATTATTTTCTATTCACTTCCTGAAAAACAGAAGGATTTAGTGGAAGCTGCTAATCAAATTATTACCTCTACTGGCTATGAATTTGAGGTTTTCAGCATGGACGATGAAAAGACATGGGCATTTTATTTTGACATTTTATATCCAAATCAATATCAACAACAACATATGGGAAATCGTTCCGTAATTGATTCCTTAAAAGAATCTGGGGATTGTTTAGAAACGCCTCGTCAAGTGGATCATTGGTTGTACTTTGAACATGCACCAATGCGTGAAAGCTTTGTAGAAGCTATTAAAAAAGAAGGATTTTCTATAGAGGAGAATTCGCTACAAGTGAATGAGGATGGACCATATCCAGTGACGATTCACAGGGTCGATTCTGTTGATTATTTTTCTATGAACGATGTCACAGACTTATTGGTAACATTCGCGGAAGAATACAATGGAGTATATGATGGCTGGGGAACCCTTGTGATGAACTAA
- a CDS encoding immunity 22 family protein — translation MDMSRVHIWLGINDSDDETFEKYFELDYNTDVEIGDPAYQVCLFCVDIHEDWYDEDMIEVYKTDHFISVAEALEDVAISKETVLEINAICVRKGIENVNAMFLYIDADLNITDTEKLFNGLVYLGKFKTIF, via the coding sequence ATGGATATGTCTAGAGTTCACATATGGCTAGGAATCAATGATTCTGACGATGAAACATTCGAGAAATATTTCGAATTGGACTACAATACCGATGTAGAAATAGGCGATCCTGCATATCAAGTGTGCCTATTTTGTGTTGATATTCATGAGGATTGGTACGATGAGGATATGATCGAAGTCTACAAGACGGACCATTTCATAAGCGTTGCAGAGGCATTAGAGGATGTAGCTATTTCGAAGGAAACAGTATTAGAAATTAACGCGATATGCGTTAGAAAAGGAATCGAAAATGTAAATGCCATGTTCCTCTATATCGACGCGGATTTAAACATAACAGATACAGAAAAGTTGTTTAATGGCTTAGTGTACTTGGGAAAATTTAAGACAATCTTTTAA
- a CDS encoding suppressor of fused domain protein: MTEEVNTTGWDAIEEALTKLYGEQEPKHYGTAISYMLGGPDPLDGLSAYQAETPSPHWHIVTFGFSELYEKELKNTEYSGYGFELSFRVARSKDEEEPPAWALNLLQNMGRYVFNSNNIFASGDYLDANGPICLGADTQLTALAFIPDPELDTLHTPNGRVEFLQMVGITEDELEAMKIWNTRGLLEAGKAEMPGYITDLSRNSMLRVPAVQESVQIGIDRDGSNTGFLFVDQLAWEPGKKGLFNKKPSVLTLGAKQAGTVGKLLRGRLLKGKDLMLVSKEISIALEHASTSGFEIGGSTVQLKLEEAVVNELMHKLLPKEGEIRLSSYKDLVIQVVKTFIKDQDGNVTSTIG; this comes from the coding sequence ATGACCGAAGAAGTAAATACGACAGGATGGGATGCCATTGAAGAAGCATTAACGAAGCTATATGGGGAACAGGAACCGAAGCATTATGGGACCGCAATATCTTATATGCTTGGTGGTCCAGACCCATTAGATGGCCTTAGTGCTTATCAAGCAGAAACACCTTCTCCGCACTGGCATATTGTCACTTTTGGTTTCTCGGAGCTTTATGAGAAGGAATTGAAGAATACCGAATATAGTGGCTATGGGTTTGAGCTTTCTTTTCGGGTGGCACGAAGTAAGGATGAGGAGGAGCCTCCGGCATGGGCATTGAACCTGCTTCAAAACATGGGGCGATATGTGTTTAATAGCAACAATATTTTCGCCTCAGGTGATTATTTAGATGCGAATGGTCCAATCTGCTTGGGAGCCGATACACAGCTAACGGCTCTTGCCTTTATACCCGATCCAGAACTTGATACATTGCATACGCCTAACGGGCGCGTTGAGTTTCTTCAAATGGTTGGGATCACCGAGGATGAGCTGGAGGCTATGAAAATATGGAATACACGAGGTTTACTTGAAGCCGGAAAAGCAGAAATGCCGGGTTATATTACAGACTTATCCCGGAATTCTATGCTACGAGTCCCTGCTGTTCAGGAAAGTGTTCAAATAGGTATAGATCGTGACGGTTCGAACACCGGATTTTTATTTGTGGATCAATTGGCTTGGGAACCCGGTAAGAAGGGTTTGTTCAATAAGAAGCCGTCTGTGCTCACACTCGGAGCGAAGCAAGCTGGTACGGTTGGAAAGCTGCTACGCGGTCGACTGCTTAAGGGGAAAGATTTGATGTTAGTGAGCAAAGAGATAAGTATAGCATTGGAGCATGCTTCAACGAGTGGATTCGAAATAGGAGGGAGTACGGTCCAATTAAAACTTGAAGAAGCGGTTGTCAACGAGCTTATGCACAAACTTCTGCCTAAAGAAGGAGAAATTCGTTTATCTTCTTATAAAGACTTGGTCATACAAGTCGTTAAAACTTTCATTAAAGATCAAGATGGCAATGTGACATCTACCATCGGATAA
- a CDS encoding YwqG family protein, which yields MLSDNNRNKLERIVRECQFEHAMDYLKGSVRQGIRLSKKEIETYNEICLSRIGGDPDLPTNLEWPLNSDGTSMTFLAQLRLSELAPHDVAALLPVKGILYFFVGVDEPAYGIKHKVIYLSEDKLQEAKRYPSPEVTAIEGEFTGYRVSARSTMELPNYGYVDYEIVEDDEHDYDQYEDLCFEVIEENPSDLAVMFGYPSTQHGDCEYEAALHLLTGKKYDYSTDSALKQIMDHFKGDAVRAKQEVQDTLVLLALDSDQEVGFCWWDAGELQFYIRKEDLLSGNFANTYCSLYSS from the coding sequence TTGCTAAGTGATAACAACCGGAATAAACTTGAGCGAATCGTTCGTGAATGTCAGTTCGAACATGCGATGGATTATTTGAAAGGGTCTGTACGTCAAGGCATTCGCTTGTCCAAGAAAGAGATCGAAACATACAACGAAATATGCTTATCTCGTATAGGGGGAGATCCTGATCTACCCACTAACTTGGAATGGCCGCTAAATTCTGATGGAACTTCCATGACGTTTCTAGCCCAGCTGCGTTTAAGTGAATTGGCACCTCATGATGTAGCAGCATTACTACCTGTAAAAGGCATATTGTACTTTTTCGTAGGAGTGGATGAACCTGCGTATGGAATCAAGCACAAGGTAATCTATCTATCAGAAGACAAGCTTCAGGAAGCTAAACGTTACCCTTCGCCTGAAGTGACTGCCATTGAGGGTGAGTTTACTGGATATCGAGTGAGCGCAAGATCAACGATGGAACTTCCCAATTATGGTTATGTAGATTACGAGATAGTAGAAGACGATGAGCATGATTATGATCAGTATGAAGATTTATGCTTTGAGGTGATTGAAGAGAACCCAAGTGATCTGGCTGTGATGTTCGGTTATCCATCTACCCAGCATGGGGATTGTGAATACGAAGCGGCTCTTCATCTGTTGACAGGCAAAAAGTATGACTATTCAACGGATTCAGCGTTAAAGCAGATTATGGATCACTTCAAAGGTGATGCTGTTAGAGCGAAGCAGGAAGTGCAGGATACGCTAGTGTTGCTCGCACTAGACTCCGATCAGGAAGTGGGATTCTGCTGGTGGGATGCTGGAGAATTGCAGTTCTACATTCGAAAGGAAGATCTGCTTTCAGGTAACTTTGCAAATACCTATTGCTCCTTGTATTCAAGTTAA